The sequence GATGCGCGTGCCCGGGGCGGGACGGTCCGCTGCCCATGCCGGCAGCGCGTCCCGGATCTCCATGGCGGCGGGTGCGTAAAATAGGCCGGCGGCCCGGGTCGCCACTTTCGCGCCGGGGACAAGGAGCGGGAGGTCCGGCAGCTTGCCGATGCAGGCGTCGAGATGGAGGCGCAGCAGAGGCGGGAGGGGCGGCGCGTCGAAAATGTCGAGGGACGCGCCGGGGCGCGGGTTGATTTCGATGAGATGCCACGCCCCCGGGCCGATGATGAGATCGGCGCTCGCCAGCCCCTTGAGGTCGACGCTGGCGGTGAGGCGGGACAGCGCGGCGTGGATCTCCGCGACAAGGCGATGTTCCAGGGCGAACGGGCCCGCGCAGCCGCCATAGCGGAAGGGCGCGTCCTCGGCCGGTGCGCACCATTGCTCGGAAAAGGCGAGGAGTCGCGCCTCTGTGCCATTGCCGAGGAACAGCGCCGAGACGCTGCGCCCCTCCAGCCGTTCCTGCAGATACCAGCCCGGCCCGCGGGGCCGCGCGGACGGGCGGACATGGTTTCCGCCCGAGCCGCCGATGCGCTTTTCCAGCGCCGCAACGCCTTCGGGGGGCGGGCCGGCAAAGACACCCGGGTGGGGGATGCCCAGCGCGGCAAGCCTCTTCGCGAAGCTGAACGGCTCCTTGAGCGCGGCGAGGGTTTCCGCCCCGCTGCCAGCGAGCCGGAAGCGTGCCGCCAGACGGGCGACGAGGTCGGGCGCGTCCTCGAAGCCGGTGCCGAGCACGAGCGGCGTGTGCGGTTCGGCATGGTGGGAGAGCGCGGCCAACAGGTCGTCCGGGTCGAGCGCGAGGCCATCCCGGCGGCGCAGCCGGACGCTGCGCGCGGCGAGGGCGCGCGTGTCCTCGTCCGCGAACAGGTCGAGGACGAAGGCGCTGAGGCCGGCGCGACGGGCGCTCGCCGCCAGCCCGCGCGCGGCGATGCCGACAAGGACGACATCGAACCCGCCCTCAGGCCGTGAGCGATCGCGCAAGCAGGAAGGCATCTTCAAACCCGATCGTCATCGCGGCCGGGGCGACGCGCATACGCTGGAGCAGTTCGTGCTGCACGCGGTATTTGAGATGACCGATGGTGAGCGCGCCGATGCCGAGTGCGCCATGGGCGAGCGGCGTGCCATTGGCGTGAGCGTCGATGCCGGCGATGCCCGAGGGCGGCACGGCGTTGACATCGGCGGCGACCTTGAGATGCGGCGCGCCAGCCAGCACATCGGCGGAGAGGATTTCCACGCCGGCGCGGCCGCAGGCCAGCACCACCTCGGCCTCCGCCACCAACGCGCGCTTGTCGTCCTCGCTCTTGCCGGTGGCGCTAGCGAGGTCGACGCCGAAGCGCTGCTTGAAATCGCGCGCCTTGGCTTCCACCGCCTCGATTTCGCGGTGGCTGACCAGCGTCACCTCGGCGCCGGCCTGGGCGGCGATGACGCCGGCGATGCCGCCGACAACACCGGTGGCGCCATAGACCTGCACCTTCACGCCCTTGAGGCCTTCCGGCCGCGCCGGGCGCAGCTTCAGCTCCACCTCGGCCACCATGGCGGCGGCGGTGGTGAAGGAGCCGGCGGGGTCAACGAAGACGGAAATCTCGAAGGGCGGAAAGAGCACGCTCTTCGCCTTGTTCGCCATGTCGAGCGCCAGGCCCGCATCCTTGCCGCCGATGAACAGGCCGGTGCGCGGGGCGGCGTCGGGATGGCGCGAGAACATCATGTCCTGCGTGAGGTCGCCGACCTCGTCCAGCGTGACGCCGGAATAGGGGAGGATGGTCGTGTAGCCGGCATCGACCGCCATGTTCACATCGAACGGGCTGACATGGCGAAGCGGCGAGATGATGTGGAGGATGGGGGCGATATCCGCCATGGCGTGCGTTCCCTAGGTCAGAATCGGGCCTTGCGGCCTCTCATGCGGAAAATGAAGGGAGCGACGCGGGCGTGACGCCAAAACCGTCGCTAGCACTGCTCGACGCAGGCAAGCCATTCGATCCGCGCACCGGCATTGCTGCCGCGCGCACAGTCGAAAGC is a genomic window of Ancylobacter sp. IITR112 containing:
- a CDS encoding ATP-grasp domain-containing protein codes for the protein MRDRSRPEGGFDVVLVGIAARGLAASARRAGLSAFVLDLFADEDTRALAARSVRLRRRDGLALDPDDLLAALSHHAEPHTPLVLGTGFEDAPDLVARLAARFRLAGSGAETLAALKEPFSFAKRLAALGIPHPGVFAGPPPEGVAALEKRIGGSGGNHVRPSARPRGPGWYLQERLEGRSVSALFLGNGTEARLLAFSEQWCAPAEDAPFRYGGCAGPFALEHRLVAEIHAALSRLTASVDLKGLASADLIIGPGAWHLIEINPRPGASLDIFDAPPLPPLLRLHLDACIGKLPDLPLLVPGAKVATRAAGLFYAPAAMEIRDALPAWAADRPAPGTRIAAGEPVCTVHATGRDLADARALLARRMDLLSRALSMASRAVAE
- a CDS encoding NAD(P)-dependent methylenetetrahydromethanopterin dehydrogenase, whose protein sequence is MADIAPILHIISPLRHVSPFDVNMAVDAGYTTILPYSGVTLDEVGDLTQDMMFSRHPDAAPRTGLFIGGKDAGLALDMANKAKSVLFPPFEISVFVDPAGSFTTAAAMVAEVELKLRPARPEGLKGVKVQVYGATGVVGGIAGVIAAQAGAEVTLVSHREIEAVEAKARDFKQRFGVDLASATGKSEDDKRALVAEAEVVLACGRAGVEILSADVLAGAPHLKVAADVNAVPPSGIAGIDAHANGTPLAHGALGIGALTIGHLKYRVQHELLQRMRVAPAAMTIGFEDAFLLARSLTA